In Streptomyces sp. NBC_01551, one DNA window encodes the following:
- a CDS encoding alpha-N-acetylglucosaminidase, protein MTHSKPNPTYPTTPTTPTSPTSSATPSTPTPPPRRRRAALAVLPAALLTLLCSGAAPGATAPGARPPARADVQERALPGVREDARPAAAPRRAFDVAPARAALERLLPRHADQFTLVADEAAGADTFTVSGTPGALTVRGSTGATLLTGVGWYLQHVAGADIGWPGDSLGMLPARLPGVPAPVTRSALVPHRYALNDTDDGYSGPYRSFEEHQRQIDLLALHGINEVFVQVGAEYPYYRALQGFGYSAEELREWIPGPAHQSWWLLQNLSGFGGPVTERLMRERAELGGRIAEQLRGLGMTPVLPGYFGTVPPEFAARNPGAATVAQGDWAGFDRPDWMDPSSQVFQRLAASYYAEQRAVFGDSAMYRMSPLHEGGQTGSVDVKTAAGAIQRALHAAHPGALWAVLGWQDDPTAELLAGVDTSKLLILDGLSDRYNRLDREARWGGAPYAIGTIYNFGGHTTVGANTSVWIDRFGAWRAKPNSALKGIAYLPEATGTNPAAFDLYTDLAWEPGPIDQKRWFADFAARRYGRPDAEAAAAWEELRKGPYSTSSGLWSESQDSLFTARPSLTAAGAAYWSPKSMRYTADSVRKALDHLLKVKPELRGSSAYRFDLVDTARQALANQSRVLLPKIKTAYEAKDLAGFRNLTAQWRDGERDLDALVGSDPNFLLGGWLGAARSWGADEAERDRYEYDARSLLSVWGRRSTSEGGFLHDYANREWSGLISELYARRWEVYFTSLEDALVKGAAPVAIDWHDFEEDWARRTTRHPSGPSGDPYALAAGVARGLAATTATAKDVN, encoded by the coding sequence ATGACCCACTCGAAGCCGAACCCGACGTACCCGACGACCCCGACGACCCCGACCAGCCCGACCAGCTCGGCGACCCCGTCAACTCCGACGCCCCCGCCGCGCCGCCGGCGGGCCGCGCTCGCGGTGCTGCCCGCCGCGCTGCTGACCCTGCTCTGCTCGGGGGCAGCGCCCGGAGCCACCGCTCCGGGTGCGCGCCCGCCCGCGCGGGCCGACGTACAGGAGAGGGCCCTGCCGGGGGTACGGGAGGACGCGCGGCCGGCGGCAGCGCCGCGGCGGGCCTTCGACGTGGCCCCGGCGCGGGCCGCGCTGGAGCGGCTGCTGCCCCGGCACGCCGACCAGTTCACGCTGGTCGCGGACGAGGCCGCCGGGGCCGACACCTTCACCGTGTCCGGTACGCCGGGCGCCCTCACCGTGCGCGGCTCGACCGGGGCCACCCTGCTCACCGGCGTCGGCTGGTACCTCCAGCACGTCGCGGGCGCCGACATCGGCTGGCCCGGCGACAGCCTCGGGATGCTGCCGGCGAGGCTGCCGGGAGTACCGGCGCCGGTCACCCGCAGCGCGCTGGTCCCGCACCGGTACGCGCTCAACGACACGGACGACGGCTACTCGGGCCCGTACCGCTCCTTCGAGGAGCACCAGCGGCAGATCGACCTGCTCGCCCTGCACGGCATCAACGAGGTGTTCGTGCAGGTCGGCGCCGAGTACCCGTACTACCGGGCGCTCCAGGGCTTCGGCTACTCCGCCGAGGAGCTGCGGGAGTGGATCCCCGGCCCCGCTCATCAGAGCTGGTGGCTGCTGCAGAACCTGAGCGGGTTCGGCGGCCCGGTCACCGAGCGGCTGATGAGAGAACGCGCCGAGCTCGGCGGGCGGATCGCCGAGCAGCTGCGCGGGCTCGGCATGACCCCGGTGCTGCCGGGTTACTTCGGTACCGTGCCGCCGGAGTTCGCCGCCCGCAACCCGGGCGCCGCCACCGTGGCGCAGGGTGACTGGGCGGGCTTCGACCGCCCCGACTGGATGGACCCGTCCTCGCAGGTGTTCCAGCGGCTCGCGGCCTCCTACTACGCCGAGCAGCGGGCGGTGTTCGGGGACAGCGCCATGTACCGGATGAGCCCGCTGCACGAGGGCGGCCAGACCGGCTCGGTGGACGTGAAAACCGCCGCCGGGGCGATCCAGCGGGCCCTGCACGCGGCGCACCCCGGCGCGCTGTGGGCGGTGCTGGGCTGGCAGGACGATCCGACGGCGGAGCTGCTGGCCGGGGTGGACACCTCGAAGCTGCTGATCCTGGACGGGCTGTCCGACCGGTACAACCGCCTGGACCGCGAAGCCCGTTGGGGTGGCGCCCCGTACGCGATCGGCACGATCTACAACTTCGGCGGGCACACCACGGTCGGCGCCAACACCTCGGTGTGGATCGACCGGTTCGGCGCCTGGCGGGCGAAGCCCAACAGCGCGCTGAAGGGGATCGCGTACCTGCCGGAGGCCACCGGGACCAACCCGGCCGCCTTCGACCTGTACACGGACCTGGCCTGGGAGCCGGGGCCGATCGACCAGAAGCGGTGGTTCGCCGATTTCGCGGCGCGCCGGTACGGGAGGCCCGACGCGGAGGCCGCGGCGGCCTGGGAGGAGCTGCGCAAGGGCCCGTACAGCACCTCCTCCGGCCTGTGGTCGGAGTCCCAGGACAGCCTGTTCACGGCCCGGCCGAGCCTGACGGCGGCGGGGGCGGCGTACTGGAGTCCCAAGTCCATGCGGTACACGGCGGATTCGGTACGCAAGGCCCTGGACCACCTGCTCAAGGTGAAGCCGGAGCTGCGCGGCTCCAGCGCGTACCGCTTCGACCTCGTGGACACGGCCCGGCAGGCGCTCGCGAACCAGTCGCGGGTGCTGCTCCCGAAGATCAAGACGGCGTACGAGGCCAAGGACCTTGCCGGCTTCCGGAACCTGACGGCCCAATGGCGCGACGGCGAGCGGGACTTGGATGCCCTGGTCGGATCCGACCCGAACTTCCTGCTGGGCGGCTGGCTGGGCGCGGCCCGCTCCTGGGGCGCGGACGAGGCCGAGCGGGACCGTTACGAGTACGACGCGCGCTCCCTGCTGAGCGTGTGGGGCCGGCGCAGCACCAGCGAGGGCGGCTTCCTGCACGACTACGCGAACCGCGAATGGAGCGGCCTGATCAGCGAGTTGTACGCGCGGCGGTGGGAGGTCTACTTCACCTCGCTGGAGGACGCCCTGGTCAAGGGGGCCGCGCCGGTGGCGATCGACTGGCACGACTTCGAGGAGGACTGGGCGCGCCGTACCACCAGGCATCCGAGCGGGCCGAGCGGCGACCCGTACGCCCTGGCGGCCGGGGTCGCGCGCGGCCTCGCCGCCACCACCGCGACGGCTAAGGACGTCAACTGA